The Caballeronia sp. SL2Y3 genome includes a window with the following:
- a CDS encoding N-acetylmuramoyl-L-alanine amidase produces MSRKMLIKPFHSIESSASAPHNWRRRQVLRAGASTLVLALVGPKLAHASSVLGVRVWPARDYTRVTIESDQPLTNSNQLLQGPDRLVVDLNGIDLDQALRDLVSKITPNDPQIQAVRVGQYQPHVVRMVFDLKGSVKPQVFTLGPIGSYKYRLVFDLYPAVAPDPLMELLAQTEHKQEAFDRANPNPSAPPPATLSGPATAQKPLAHDSTDEFFQKYAGNDLPEDAAKAPPTVKPRVPPAAVPPVIAKKSDDDDDSRYAFSAPKQDRAATTRLLTVAIDPGHGGEDPGAIGGAGTYEKHIALDIAKKLRAKIDAQPNMRAMMTRDADFFVPLNVRVQKAQRVGADLFVSIHADAFTTPDARGSSVFALSEHGASSAAARWMANKENSSDQVGGINVKTQDASVNRALFDMSTTAQIRDSMRYGSFVLNEIGGINKLHKGSVEQAGFAVLKAPDIPSILVETAFISNPDEEARLNDDAYRDKMANAIMKGIKRYFAANPPLAKSRMT; encoded by the coding sequence ATGTCTCGAAAGATGCTGATCAAGCCGTTCCACTCGATCGAATCGAGCGCGAGCGCGCCGCACAACTGGCGCAGGCGTCAGGTGCTGCGCGCGGGCGCTTCGACGCTGGTGCTCGCGCTCGTCGGCCCGAAGCTCGCGCACGCGAGTTCCGTGCTCGGCGTGCGCGTGTGGCCGGCGCGCGACTACACGCGCGTGACGATCGAATCCGACCAGCCGCTTACGAACAGCAATCAACTGCTTCAGGGACCGGACCGGCTCGTCGTCGATCTGAACGGCATCGATCTGGATCAGGCGCTGCGAGACCTCGTCTCGAAGATCACGCCGAACGACCCGCAGATTCAGGCGGTGCGCGTCGGGCAGTATCAGCCGCATGTGGTGCGCATGGTGTTCGACCTCAAGGGCTCGGTGAAGCCGCAGGTCTTCACGCTCGGACCCATCGGCAGCTACAAGTATCGGCTCGTGTTCGATCTGTATCCGGCCGTCGCGCCCGATCCGCTGATGGAACTGCTCGCGCAGACCGAGCACAAGCAGGAAGCATTCGATCGCGCGAATCCGAATCCGTCCGCGCCGCCGCCCGCCACGCTCTCGGGTCCGGCCACGGCGCAGAAGCCGCTCGCGCACGATTCCACGGACGAGTTCTTCCAGAAGTACGCGGGCAACGACCTGCCCGAAGACGCCGCCAAAGCACCACCCACGGTCAAGCCGCGCGTGCCGCCCGCCGCCGTGCCGCCCGTCATCGCGAAGAAGAGCGACGACGATGACGACAGCCGCTATGCGTTCTCCGCGCCGAAGCAGGACCGCGCGGCCACGACGCGCCTCTTGACCGTGGCAATCGATCCGGGTCACGGCGGCGAAGACCCCGGCGCGATCGGCGGCGCGGGCACGTACGAGAAGCACATCGCGCTCGACATCGCGAAGAAGCTGCGCGCGAAGATCGACGCCCAGCCGAACATGCGCGCGATGATGACGCGCGACGCCGACTTCTTCGTGCCGCTCAACGTGCGCGTGCAAAAGGCGCAGCGCGTCGGCGCTGACCTCTTCGTCTCGATTCACGCGGACGCGTTCACGACGCCCGATGCGCGCGGCTCGTCGGTGTTCGCGCTGTCGGAACACGGCGCGTCGAGCGCGGCGGCGCGCTGGATGGCGAACAAGGAGAACTCGTCGGATCAGGTCGGCGGCATCAACGTGAAGACGCAGGACGCGAGCGTGAACCGCGCGCTCTTCGACATGTCGACCACCGCGCAGATTCGCGATTCGATGCGCTACGGCAGCTTCGTCTTGAACGAGATCGGCGGCATCAACAAGCTGCACAAGGGATCGGTCGAGCAGGCGGGCTTCGCCGTGCTGAAGGCGCCGGATATTCCGTCGATCCTCGTGGAAACCGCGTTCATCAGCAATCCGGACGAAGAAGCGCGCCTGAACGACGACGCGTATCGCGACAAGATGGCCAACGCGATCATGAAAGGCATCAAGCGGTACTTCGCGGCGAACCCGCCGCTCGCGAAGAGCCGCATGACCTGA
- a CDS encoding EamA family transporter, whose translation MSPKDLLIATVVIFAWGVNFVVIKLGLHGVPPMLLGALRFALAATPVFFVKRPQIPLRWLFAYGLTISLGQFALLFYGMYVGMPAGLASLVLQAQAFFTLIFAAMFLGERIRAANVMGLLIAAAGLALIGMRGGHAMTLTGFLFTLGASAMWALGNVATKRMGKVDLLSLVVWASLIPPIPFLVLSLIFEGPARIESSLAAIPMVSVLAVCYLSFIATIVGYSLWGKLLARYPAAQVAPFSLLVPVIGLASAAVFLGEALNGTQFAGAALVMAGLAVNVFGGRLVQRFLPAAR comes from the coding sequence ATGTCGCCAAAGGATTTGCTGATAGCAACGGTGGTTATTTTTGCGTGGGGCGTGAACTTCGTCGTCATCAAGCTCGGGCTGCATGGCGTCCCGCCGATGCTGCTCGGCGCGCTGCGCTTCGCGCTCGCCGCGACGCCCGTATTCTTCGTCAAGCGCCCGCAGATTCCGCTGCGCTGGCTCTTTGCGTACGGCCTCACCATTTCGCTCGGGCAGTTCGCGCTGCTCTTCTACGGCATGTATGTCGGGATGCCGGCGGGGCTCGCGTCGCTGGTGCTTCAGGCGCAGGCGTTCTTCACGCTGATCTTCGCCGCGATGTTCCTCGGCGAGCGCATTCGCGCAGCGAACGTGATGGGCTTGCTGATCGCGGCGGCCGGGCTCGCGCTGATCGGCATGCGCGGCGGCCACGCGATGACGCTCACCGGCTTTCTGTTCACGCTCGGCGCGTCCGCGATGTGGGCGCTCGGCAACGTCGCGACCAAGCGCATGGGCAAGGTCGACCTGCTGTCGCTCGTCGTGTGGGCGAGCCTCATTCCGCCGATTCCGTTTCTCGTGCTGTCGCTGATCTTCGAAGGACCGGCGCGTATCGAATCGAGCCTCGCGGCCATTCCGATGGTGTCGGTGCTCGCGGTCTGCTATCTCTCGTTTATCGCGACCATCGTCGGCTATAGCCTGTGGGGCAAGCTGCTCGCGCGGTATCCGGCGGCGCAGGTCGCGCCGTTCTCGCTGCTGGTGCCGGTGATCGGACTGGCGTCGGCGGCGGTGTTTCTGGGCGAGGCGTTGAACGGCACGCAATTCGCGGGCGCGGCGCTCGTCATGGCGGGGCTGGCGGTGAACGTCTTCGGCGGACGGCTCGTGCAGCGGTTTCTGCCCGCGGCGCGTTGA
- a CDS encoding pirin family protein, whose product MSSTIRAQLKPHQHDVGGLMVRRVLPALAARTVGPFIFFDHIGPATLVPGKGLDVRPHPHIGLATVTYLFDGAIMHRDSVGSVQKIVPGDVNWMTAGRGIVHSERTPDEERAAGQTMHGIQTWVALPVASEEVEPSFEHHPAATLPQIERAGVTLRVIAGTAFGATAPTRTFSPTLYVAGHFAADSELTLDTEHEERGVYLVDGDLAIDGESLPAQQMAVLAPGVPAKLASANGAVVMLLGGAPLDGARFIEWNFVSSSRDKIEAAKLAWSEQRMGHVPGETEFIPLPPPRREERAPEA is encoded by the coding sequence ATGTCCTCGACGATCCGCGCGCAGTTGAAACCTCATCAACACGACGTCGGCGGCCTCATGGTGAGGCGCGTCCTTCCCGCGCTCGCCGCGCGCACCGTCGGACCCTTCATTTTTTTCGACCATATCGGACCCGCAACCCTCGTGCCCGGCAAGGGCCTCGACGTGCGTCCGCATCCGCATATCGGACTCGCGACGGTCACGTATCTGTTCGACGGCGCGATCATGCACCGCGATAGCGTCGGTTCGGTGCAGAAGATCGTTCCCGGCGACGTGAACTGGATGACCGCCGGGCGCGGCATCGTGCATTCGGAACGCACTCCCGATGAAGAGCGCGCCGCCGGCCAGACTATGCACGGCATCCAGACATGGGTCGCGCTGCCGGTGGCGAGCGAGGAAGTCGAGCCGTCGTTCGAGCATCACCCGGCGGCAACGCTGCCGCAGATCGAGCGCGCGGGCGTCACGCTGCGCGTGATCGCGGGCACGGCGTTCGGCGCCACGGCCCCGACCCGCACGTTCTCGCCGACGCTCTACGTCGCGGGGCACTTCGCGGCCGACAGCGAACTGACGCTCGATACGGAGCACGAGGAACGCGGCGTGTATCTCGTCGATGGCGACCTCGCGATCGACGGCGAAAGCCTGCCCGCGCAGCAGATGGCGGTGCTCGCGCCCGGCGTGCCGGCGAAGCTCGCGAGCGCGAACGGCGCGGTCGTGATGCTGCTCGGCGGCGCACCGCTCGACGGCGCGCGCTTCATCGAATGGAACTTCGTGTCCAGTTCGCGGGACAAGATAGAAGCGGCGAAACTCGCGTGGAGCGAGCAGCGCATGGGCCACGTTCCGGGCGAAACCGAATTCATCCCGCTGCCGCCGCCGCGCCGCGAAGAGCGCGCGCCGGAGGCATGA
- the trxA gene encoding thioredoxin, which translates to MDTTLATFENDVINASMLAPVLVDFWAPWCGPCKTLGPMLERLEAEAGGAWKLVKVNVDENQELAQHFQVRSIPHVIAFAEGRPIDQFIGVLPEGQLRAFLDKLVPGGADTERRAAHNAWALGNRKEAIDRIKAALALDPGYDEARLDLIEWLLAERRIEDAKAEDKLLSPKTTQGIDARYNALKTEIDAAEAAAALPPADALIDAVNANPDDLEARFALANRLIAGRDYGGALEHLLAIVERDRSFMDDVGRKTMLSVFELASNQPDLVSFWRRRLSAAIN; encoded by the coding sequence ATGGATACGACTCTTGCCACATTCGAGAACGACGTCATCAACGCGTCGATGCTCGCCCCCGTGCTCGTCGACTTCTGGGCGCCGTGGTGCGGCCCGTGCAAGACGCTAGGCCCCATGCTCGAACGGCTCGAAGCCGAAGCCGGCGGCGCGTGGAAGCTCGTCAAGGTGAACGTCGACGAGAATCAGGAACTCGCGCAGCACTTTCAGGTGCGCAGCATTCCGCATGTGATCGCGTTCGCGGAAGGCCGGCCGATCGACCAGTTCATCGGCGTGTTGCCCGAAGGCCAGTTGCGCGCCTTCCTCGACAAGCTCGTGCCCGGCGGCGCCGACACCGAACGCCGCGCCGCGCATAACGCGTGGGCGCTCGGCAACCGCAAGGAAGCGATCGACCGGATCAAGGCCGCGCTCGCGCTCGATCCCGGCTACGACGAGGCGCGGCTCGACCTGATCGAATGGCTGCTCGCGGAACGGCGCATCGAGGACGCGAAGGCCGAGGACAAGCTGCTTTCGCCGAAGACGACGCAAGGCATCGACGCGCGCTACAACGCGCTGAAGACGGAGATCGACGCCGCCGAAGCCGCCGCCGCGCTGCCGCCCGCCGACGCGCTGATCGACGCGGTGAACGCGAACCCCGACGATCTGGAGGCGCGCTTTGCGCTCGCGAACCGCCTGATCGCCGGCCGCGACTATGGCGGCGCGCTGGAGCACTTGCTCGCGATCGTCGAGCGCGACCGCAGCTTCATGGACGACGTCGGCCGCAAGACGATGCTTTCCGTGTTCGAGCTCGCGTCGAATCAGCCGGATCTCGTGTCGTTCTGGCGGCGCAGGCTGAGCGCGGCGATCAACTGA
- a CDS encoding ThiF family adenylyltransferase — protein MTPSDATATLPVEDTVDRERRFGGIARLYGPSALAAFQRAHVAVIGIGGVGSWVAEALARSAVGTLTLIDLDNVAESNTNRQIHALDGNYGKAKVTAMAERIALIDPACDVRQIEDFVEPGNFDATLGGGFDFVVDAIDSVRTKTALIAWCVAQKQPLITVGGAGGQLDPTRIRIDDLALTIQDPLLSKVRGQLRKQHGFARGPKARFKVSAVYSDEPLVYPDSPACDISAGAEHLETAPGYAGPVGLNCAGFGSSVCVTASFGFAAAAFVLRELAKVS, from the coding sequence ATGACTCCATCCGATGCCACCGCTACGCTTCCCGTTGAAGACACCGTCGATCGCGAACGGCGCTTCGGCGGCATCGCGCGTCTCTACGGCCCGAGCGCGCTCGCGGCGTTCCAGCGCGCGCATGTCGCGGTGATCGGCATCGGCGGCGTCGGCTCGTGGGTCGCGGAAGCGCTGGCGCGCAGCGCGGTCGGCACGCTGACGCTGATTGATCTCGACAACGTCGCGGAGAGCAACACCAACCGCCAGATTCACGCGCTCGACGGCAACTACGGCAAGGCGAAAGTCACCGCGATGGCCGAGCGCATCGCGCTCATCGATCCGGCGTGCGACGTCCGGCAGATCGAAGACTTCGTGGAGCCGGGCAATTTCGACGCGACGCTCGGCGGCGGCTTCGACTTCGTGGTGGATGCGATCGACAGCGTGCGCACCAAGACCGCGCTGATCGCGTGGTGCGTTGCGCAGAAGCAGCCGCTCATCACCGTGGGCGGCGCGGGCGGGCAGCTGGATCCGACGCGCATCCGCATCGACGATCTCGCGCTCACCATCCAGGACCCGCTGCTTTCCAAAGTGCGCGGCCAGTTGCGCAAGCAGCACGGGTTTGCCCGCGGACCGAAGGCGCGTTTCAAGGTGAGCGCGGTGTATTCGGACGAGCCGCTCGTTTACCCGGATTCGCCGGCGTGCGACATCAGCGCGGGCGCGGAGCATCTCGAAACCGCTCCGGGCTACGCGGGCCCGGTCGGTCTCAATTGCGCGGGCTTCGGATCGAGCGTGTGCGTGACCGCGAGCTTCGGTTTTGCGGCGGCGGCGTTCGTGCTGCGCGAACTGGCGAAAGTGTCCTGA
- the pdxH gene encoding pyridoxamine 5'-phosphate oxidase, translating into MTTLADLRKNYSRGALDAADIDPNPVRQFEAWFAQALDAKLPEPNAMTLATVNAEGRPSARIVLIKGVDERGFVFFTNYDSRKGRELAANPAASLLFHWIELERQVRIEGTVVKTSAEESDAYYASRPLGSRIGAWASDQSQPLASREALEAREREMTAKFGDAPPRPPHWGGYRLVPDAIEFWQGRPSRLHDRMVYTREGVDAPWRITRLAP; encoded by the coding sequence ATGACGACCCTCGCAGACCTTCGTAAAAACTATTCGCGCGGCGCGCTCGACGCCGCCGACATCGACCCGAACCCCGTGCGTCAGTTCGAAGCATGGTTCGCCCAGGCGCTCGACGCGAAGCTGCCCGAACCCAACGCAATGACGCTCGCCACCGTGAACGCAGAGGGCCGTCCGTCAGCGCGTATCGTGCTCATCAAGGGTGTCGACGAACGCGGTTTCGTGTTTTTCACCAATTACGATAGCCGCAAGGGCCGCGAGTTGGCCGCGAACCCGGCCGCGAGCCTGCTCTTCCACTGGATCGAGCTCGAGCGGCAGGTGCGCATCGAGGGCACGGTCGTCAAGACGAGCGCCGAAGAAAGCGACGCGTACTACGCCTCGCGGCCGCTCGGCTCGCGCATCGGCGCATGGGCGTCGGATCAGAGTCAGCCGCTCGCGAGCCGCGAGGCACTCGAAGCGCGCGAACGCGAGATGACGGCGAAATTCGGCGACGCGCCGCCGCGCCCGCCACACTGGGGCGGCTACCGGCTCGTGCCGGACGCCATCGAATTCTGGCAAGGGCGGCCGTCGCGGCTGCACGACCGCATGGTTTATACGCGCGAAGGCGTCGACGCGCCGTGGCGTATCACGCGGCTGGCGCCGTAA
- a CDS encoding cyclopropane-fatty-acyl-phospholipid synthase family protein, with protein sequence MFWEKKLTQWVEEVREQANLPARLVLWDGQQHDFGRFAAPAVTLHVKSATALPYLLEPSLDNLGEAYVKGKIDIEGKLSDIINIGYSLAKSTVTNASKLARVRRYFNHSKASDKKAIQYHYDVSNEFYQLWLDKNMVYSCAYFENGDEDLDTAQIKKIDHILTKIQVQPGHRLLDIGCGWGALVIRAAQKFGAKCVGVTLSENQFKLATQRVKDAGLEGQIEIRLQDYRDVEGQFDRITSVGMFEHVGRKNLPGYFAKMRELLVDDGIAMNHGITSSDADSGETSLGGGEFIDKYVFPDGELPHISLALESMQRGGLEAVDVESLRRHYARTLDIWAERFEANADEARKLVDDEKFRIWRVYLAGCAYAFENDDVSLYQVVCRKAGRSAKTLPWSRRYIYEKPL encoded by the coding sequence ATGTTCTGGGAGAAGAAGCTGACGCAGTGGGTCGAGGAAGTCCGCGAGCAAGCCAACTTGCCCGCGCGCCTCGTGCTGTGGGACGGACAGCAACACGACTTCGGCCGCTTTGCCGCGCCTGCCGTGACGCTGCACGTGAAAAGCGCGACCGCGCTGCCGTATCTGCTGGAACCGAGCCTCGACAATCTGGGCGAGGCGTATGTCAAAGGCAAGATCGATATCGAGGGCAAGCTCTCGGACATCATCAACATCGGCTATTCGCTCGCGAAAAGCACGGTGACGAATGCGAGCAAGCTCGCCCGCGTGCGACGCTACTTCAATCACTCGAAGGCGTCGGACAAGAAGGCCATTCAATATCACTACGACGTGTCGAACGAGTTCTACCAGCTCTGGCTCGACAAGAACATGGTGTATTCCTGCGCGTACTTCGAGAACGGCGACGAAGACCTCGACACCGCGCAGATCAAGAAAATCGACCACATTCTCACGAAGATCCAGGTGCAGCCGGGACATCGGCTCCTGGACATCGGCTGCGGCTGGGGCGCGCTCGTCATTCGCGCGGCGCAGAAATTCGGCGCGAAGTGCGTGGGCGTCACGCTGTCCGAGAACCAGTTCAAGCTGGCGACGCAGCGCGTAAAGGACGCCGGCCTCGAAGGCCAGATCGAAATCCGCCTGCAAGACTATCGCGACGTGGAAGGCCAGTTCGACCGCATCACGAGCGTCGGCATGTTCGAGCACGTCGGGCGCAAGAATCTGCCGGGCTACTTCGCGAAGATGCGTGAACTGCTCGTCGATGACGGCATCGCGATGAACCACGGCATCACGTCGTCGGATGCGGATAGCGGCGAGACGTCGCTCGGCGGCGGCGAGTTCATCGACAAATACGTGTTTCCGGACGGCGAGCTGCCGCATATCAGCCTCGCACTGGAGAGCATGCAGCGCGGCGGGCTCGAAGCGGTCGATGTCGAAAGCCTGCGCCGCCATTACGCGCGCACGCTCGATATCTGGGCCGAGCGGTTCGAGGCGAACGCGGACGAAGCGCGCAAGCTGGTCGATGACGAGAAGTTCCGCATCTGGCGCGTGTATCTCGCCGGCTGCGCGTATGCGTTCGAGAACGACGACGTGTCGCTCTATCAGGTGGTCTGCCGCAAGGCCGGCCGCAGCGCGAAGACGCTGCCGTGGTCGCGGCGCTATATCTACGAGAAGCCGCTCTGA
- a CDS encoding DUF72 domain-containing protein, whose protein sequence is MSREPSAIEAGAGDDEQCDLFGAPEPAVVSKTRGVVPAPLKREHEDIAKRLPESVHLGTSTWSFPGWQGIVYGDAYANNALSRDGLAAYAAHPLLRGVSIDRSFYGPVSVAQYARYASQVPAHFRFIVKAPASVTDAFIRGERGLPGADNPAFLNAQIAIDEFVAPCVSGLGAKAGALVFQFPPLPDAMIVEPSRFVERLASFLAALPPLEGEACYAVELRDAVMLTPRFIRALRDANVRYCIGVHARMPDVRRQAKALALLDQEEMGPLVVRWSLHSGFRYEQAKAKYEPFDRIVDEDRETREALAELAARYAFAGQPVVIAVNNKAEGSAPLTCFELARGIAERCERAQSGSRAVTP, encoded by the coding sequence CTGAGCCGGGAACCGTCCGCCATCGAAGCAGGCGCGGGCGACGACGAGCAGTGCGATCTGTTTGGCGCGCCTGAGCCTGCGGTCGTTTCGAAGACGCGCGGCGTAGTGCCCGCGCCGTTGAAGCGCGAGCACGAGGACATCGCGAAACGTCTGCCGGAGAGCGTGCATCTCGGCACGTCGACGTGGTCGTTTCCGGGCTGGCAAGGCATCGTGTACGGCGACGCGTACGCGAACAACGCGCTTTCTCGCGACGGCCTCGCCGCCTACGCCGCGCATCCGCTGTTGCGTGGCGTATCCATCGACCGGTCGTTTTACGGGCCGGTATCGGTCGCGCAATACGCGCGGTATGCGTCGCAGGTGCCGGCGCATTTCCGGTTCATCGTGAAGGCGCCCGCGTCAGTCACCGATGCCTTCATTCGCGGCGAGCGCGGACTGCCCGGCGCCGACAATCCCGCTTTCCTGAACGCGCAGATCGCCATCGACGAGTTCGTCGCGCCGTGCGTGAGCGGCCTCGGGGCGAAGGCCGGCGCGCTGGTCTTCCAGTTCCCGCCGCTGCCGGACGCGATGATCGTGGAGCCGTCGCGCTTCGTCGAGCGGCTCGCGTCGTTCCTCGCCGCGTTGCCGCCGCTCGAAGGCGAAGCGTGTTATGCGGTCGAGCTGCGCGACGCGGTCATGCTGACGCCGCGCTTCATCCGCGCGTTGCGCGACGCGAATGTGCGCTACTGCATCGGCGTGCATGCGCGCATGCCGGACGTGCGCCGTCAGGCAAAGGCGCTGGCGCTCTTGGATCAGGAAGAAATGGGACCGCTCGTCGTGCGCTGGAGTTTGCACAGCGGCTTTCGCTATGAACAGGCGAAGGCCAAGTACGAGCCGTTTGACAGAATCGTCGATGAAGACCGCGAGACGCGCGAGGCGCTTGCGGAACTGGCCGCGCGTTATGCCTTCGCGGGCCAGCCGGTGGTCATCGCGGTGAACAACAAGGCGGAAGGCTCCGCCCCGTTGACGTGCTTCGAACTGGCGCGCGGCATCGCGGAACGCTGCGAGCGCGCGCAGTCCGGCTCGCGCGCCGTCACGCCTTGA
- the msrA gene encoding peptide-methionine (S)-S-oxide reductase MsrA has translation MNQQARLETATLGGGCFWCTEAVFLAVEGVQSVESGYAGGQVANPSYEQVCDGDTGHAEVVKVVFDPEVIGYREILEIFFATHDPTQLNRQGNDVGTQYRSAVFTHSDEQRRIAQEVIEELQREDVYGGKIVTEVTPLRDDYYPAEAYHQNFFAQHPNQGYCAAVVGPKVAKFREKFAHRLKA, from the coding sequence ATGAACCAGCAAGCGAGACTCGAAACCGCGACGCTCGGCGGCGGTTGTTTCTGGTGCACCGAAGCCGTGTTTCTGGCGGTGGAGGGCGTGCAGTCCGTCGAATCCGGCTACGCGGGCGGCCAGGTGGCGAATCCGTCGTACGAGCAAGTGTGCGACGGCGACACCGGGCACGCGGAAGTCGTGAAGGTCGTGTTCGATCCCGAGGTCATCGGCTATCGCGAGATTCTCGAAATTTTCTTCGCGACGCATGATCCGACGCAGCTCAACCGTCAGGGCAACGATGTCGGCACGCAGTATCGCTCGGCCGTGTTCACGCATTCGGACGAGCAGCGCAGGATCGCGCAGGAAGTCATCGAGGAACTGCAGCGGGAAGACGTCTACGGCGGCAAGATCGTGACCGAGGTGACGCCGCTACGGGACGACTACTATCCGGCCGAGGCGTATCACCAGAACTTCTTCGCGCAGCATCCGAATCAGGGTTATTGCGCGGCGGTCGTCGGGCCCAAGGTCGCGAAGTTTCGCGAGAAGTTCGCGCATCGCCTCAAGGCGTGA
- a CDS encoding flavin reductase family protein, whose translation MKRARTPNFDPTAFRAALGQFATGVTVITTRTDSGQLIGITASSFNSVSLDPPLVLWSLATRSASMPVFRANSHYVINVLAASQLDLCRRFATVKGDRFAGVSHAAGDSGMPVLDGALAWFECHNRSRYDEGDHVIFVGEVERCGVREDASEVAPLVFQAGGFHSLGPLE comes from the coding sequence ATGAAACGCGCCAGAACTCCGAACTTCGATCCCACCGCGTTCCGCGCCGCGCTCGGCCAGTTTGCGACAGGCGTCACCGTCATCACGACGCGCACGGATTCCGGCCAGTTGATCGGCATCACCGCTAGCTCGTTCAATTCCGTTTCGCTCGATCCGCCGCTCGTGCTGTGGAGTCTCGCGACGCGCTCGGCGTCGATGCCCGTGTTTCGCGCGAACAGTCATTACGTCATCAACGTGCTGGCCGCTTCGCAACTGGACCTGTGCCGACGCTTCGCGACGGTCAAGGGCGACCGCTTCGCGGGCGTCTCGCACGCGGCGGGCGACAGCGGCATGCCGGTGCTGGACGGCGCGCTCGCCTGGTTCGAATGCCATAACCGCAGCCGCTATGACGAAGGCGATCACGTGATCTTCGTCGGCGAAGTGGAACGCTGCGGCGTGCGCGAAGACGCCTCCGAGGTCGCGCCGCTCGTCTTTCAGGCGGGCGGCTTCCATTCGCTCGGGCCGCTGGAATAA
- a CDS encoding Lrp/AsnC family transcriptional regulator, which yields MTGFTLDATDCRILAVLQEDGRISNLDLAERISLSPSACLRRMRLLEEEGVIASYRACLDRERLGIELEAFVHVSMRNDQENWHEKFAAAVREWPEVVGAFVVTGDTHYVLRVLAHNLKHYSDFILTKLYKAPGVIDIRSNIVLQTMKDDAGVPVALIEQPARGA from the coding sequence GTGACCGGATTCACGCTCGATGCAACGGATTGCCGAATTCTGGCGGTGCTGCAGGAAGATGGACGGATCAGTAACCTGGACCTCGCGGAGCGCATTTCGCTGTCGCCTTCCGCGTGCCTGCGGCGCATGCGCCTGCTGGAAGAGGAGGGCGTGATCGCGAGTTATCGCGCGTGTCTGGACCGCGAGCGGCTGGGGATCGAACTGGAGGCGTTCGTGCACGTCTCCATGCGCAACGATCAGGAGAACTGGCACGAGAAGTTCGCGGCGGCGGTGCGCGAGTGGCCGGAAGTGGTCGGCGCGTTCGTCGTGACCGGCGACACGCATTACGTGCTGCGCGTGCTGGCGCACAATCTCAAGCACTACTCCGATTTCATTTTGACGAAGCTGTACAAGGCGCCGGGCGTGATCGACATCCGCTCGAATATCGTGCTGCAAACCATGAAGGACGACGCGGGCGTGCCGGTCGCGCTCATCGAGCAGCCGGCGCGCGGCGCCTGA
- the kynB gene encoding arylformamidase: MTLIDISPPIAAATPVWPGDTPVGIERVWRMEAGSPVNVARLTLSPHTGAHADAPLHYDEHGAAIGEVALETYIGACRVVHCIGAAPVVTPEMIAPHLDDAPPRILIRTYDRAPLDAWDSAFCAVAPQTIDLLAAKGVKLVGIDTPSLDPQESKTMDAHRRIRAHGMAILEGLVLDAVAPGDYELIALPLKFSTLDASPVRAVLRRLP, from the coding sequence ATGACGCTCATCGACATCTCGCCGCCGATCGCCGCCGCGACGCCGGTCTGGCCGGGCGACACGCCTGTCGGCATCGAGCGCGTCTGGCGGATGGAAGCCGGCTCCCCGGTGAACGTCGCGCGTCTCACGCTTTCGCCGCACACCGGCGCGCATGCCGACGCGCCGCTGCACTACGACGAACACGGCGCGGCAATCGGCGAGGTCGCGCTGGAGACGTACATCGGCGCGTGCCGTGTCGTGCATTGCATCGGCGCTGCGCCTGTCGTCACGCCCGAGATGATCGCGCCGCATCTCGACGACGCACCGCCGCGCATCCTCATCCGCACCTATGACCGCGCGCCGCTCGACGCATGGGACAGCGCGTTCTGCGCGGTCGCGCCGCAAACCATCGACCTGCTCGCGGCAAAGGGCGTGAAGCTCGTCGGCATCGACACGCCTTCGCTCGATCCGCAGGAGTCGAAGACGATGGACGCGCACCGCCGCATTCGCGCACACGGCATGGCGATTCTCGAAGGACTCGTGCTCGATGCCGTCGCGCCCGGCGATTACGAACTGATCGCGCTGCCGCTCAAGTTCTCGACGCTCGACGCTAGCCCCGTGCGCGCCGTTCTGCGCCGGCTTCCCTGA